A single genomic interval of Asterias amurensis chromosome 1, ASM3211899v1 harbors:
- the LOC139941109 gene encoding uncharacterized protein — MKDIQNHPPIMFQGQVVSDKPEMKLLGVSFSRKLEWKTHLKNITRTAGQRTSMLRRLGPVFDKAGPVTIYKTYIRSKMEYAPLSWMGASTVHLSALDKIQRRACRLIGLGPEEQLRHNLSSLSHRRNVAAASCLYRMQCIKCHTLLKSLVPPVRQPAARLTRQSLLLNRYSLQSPVPQGMTASRTLRSFDRAFLPAAVKIWNSLPSSVISDITTQGMQSFKCRVNKYLK, encoded by the coding sequence ATGAAGGACATCCAAAATCATCCACCTATCATGTTCCAAGGCCAGGTTGTCAGTGACAAGCCAGAGATGAAACTTCTTGGAGTTAGTTTTTCTCGTAAACTGGAATGGAAGACACATCTGAAGAACATCACTCGCACTGCTGGTCAGCGTACTTCAATGCTTCGCAGATTGGGTCCAGTCTTCGATAAGGCTGGTCCTGTTACCATCTACAAGACGTACATCAGAAGCAAGATGGAGTACGCACCTCTATCCTGGATGGGAGCTAGCACAGTCCACCTTTCGGCTCTTGATAAAATCCAAAGGAGAGCATGTCGCCTAATAGGATTAGGCCCGGAAGAGCAACTGAGGCATAATCTTAGCAGTTTATCCCATCGAAGAAATGTTGCAGCAGCCTCCTGTTTATATAGGATGCAGTGCATCAAGTGCCACACCTTGCTGAAATCGCTAGTCCCACCTGTAAGGCAACCTGCAGCTCGACTGACCAGGCAATCTTTGCTACTCAACAGATATTCTCTACAATCCCCGGTCCCTCAGGGTATGACTGCATCAAGAACTCTAAGAAGTTTTGACAGGGCTTTTCTTCCTGCAGCTGTGAAGATCTGGAACAGCCTACCATCATCGGTTATCTCAGACATTACTACCCAGGGCATGCAGTCATTCAAATGTAGAGTAAATAAATACCTTAAGTAA
- the LOC139934680 gene encoding lactoylglutathione lyase-like: protein MAVNTITQDDITSNCSLPDQSTKDFIMQQTMIRVKDPRKSLDFYTRVLGMRLLRNFDFPEMKFSLFFMGYCKEEDMPKDEAERIKWTFRQPATIELTYNYGTDADEDFKGYHSGNKDPKGFGHIGISVPDVEAACKRFDELGVNFIKKPTDGKMKNIAFITDPDGYWIEILSPNDMGSLLK from the exons ATGGCAGTCAACACCATCACTCAAGATGACATCACTTCAAATTGTTCTTTGCCTGACCAGAGTACAAAA GACTTCATCATGCAGCAGACAATGATCCGAGTGAAAGACCCAAGAAAGTCCTTGGACTTTTACACACGTGTTCTGGGCATGAG GCTATTGAGGAACTTTGACTTTCCCGAGATGAAGTTCTCATTGTTCTTCATGGGTTATTGTAAGGAGGAGGACATGCCCAAAGATGAAGCTGAGAGGATCAAATGGACCTTCAGACAACCTGCTACGATTGAACTCACTTA CAATTATGGAACAGACGCTGATGAAGATTTTAAAGGCTATCATAGTGGCAACAAAGATCCCAAAGGATTTG gaCATATTGGGATATCAGTTCCTGATGTTGAAGCAGCCTGCAAGAGATTTGATGAGCTTGGAGTCAACTTCATAAAGAAACCAACTGATG GGAAGATGAAGAATATTGCTTTCATTACGGACCCTGATGGCTACTGGATCGAGATCCTGTCTCCAAATGACATGGGAAGTTTACTGAAGTAG